One Pleurocapsa sp. PCC 7327 DNA segment encodes these proteins:
- a CDS encoding TetR/AcrR family transcriptional regulator — protein sequence MPAKLTKAEQTQRTRRAILDRARHLFATKGYAATGTEEIISELGITRGALYHQFNDKLGVFKAVIVEAYGEITDYIQTKIQPIDTNWQQLVIGCQAFLEVAHQEELRRLVFVEAPAVLAADDLAKMDRYGFALLHESIQIAVAEGELNTIDAEGFAHLVNGSLNDLAAWVAQSNNPNRLKTAQSLVETLLMRHRS from the coding sequence ATGCCAGCGAAGTTGACCAAAGCGGAACAAACTCAACGCACTCGTCGTGCCATTCTGGATCGAGCGCGTCACTTATTTGCCACAAAGGGGTATGCTGCTACGGGAACCGAAGAAATCATCAGCGAATTGGGCATTACACGGGGAGCCTTGTATCACCAATTCAACGATAAGTTAGGCGTGTTTAAGGCGGTCATCGTTGAAGCCTACGGTGAGATCACAGACTACATCCAAACTAAAATTCAGCCAATAGACACCAATTGGCAGCAGCTAGTTATCGGCTGCCAGGCGTTTTTAGAAGTAGCACATCAGGAAGAACTACGGCGTTTGGTTTTCGTTGAAGCTCCAGCCGTTTTGGCAGCAGATGACTTGGCTAAAATGGATCGGTATGGCTTTGCTTTGCTCCATGAGTCCATTCAGATCGCTGTCGCTGAGGGTGAGCTAAACACGATCGATGCAGAGGGGTTTGCTCACCTGGTTAATGGTTCGCTCAATGATTTAGCAGCTTGGGTTGCACAGTCGAATAATCCTAATCGATTGAAAACAGCGCAATCCTTGGTCGAGACATTATTGATGCGGCACCGCAGTTAA
- the istB gene encoding IS21-like element helper ATPase IstB, translated as MNATIEQLQTLKLFGMLEAWNDQQTQPTYLDLSFDERFSLLVEREHLRRQLLRQARRLKQATLPQASHPSLEAVDYSINRGLAKTQFLQMAGGQWVADHLQLLILGPTGVGKTFLASVLAQNLCRLGYSVRYLKTHELLTELQLAKADGSFPKLRKRLLSFDLLILDEWVRDALNVNQARDFLDLIDDRYRLKSCLFVTQLPVEQWHAQIQDPTIADAILDRIVHDSIRLPLKGESMRKLTSTIGSQKSSANSETHKPSS; from the coding sequence ATGAACGCCACAATTGAACAGCTTCAGACCCTCAAGCTCTTCGGCATGTTGGAAGCCTGGAATGACCAACAGACCCAGCCCACCTACCTAGACCTCTCCTTTGATGAGCGCTTCTCCCTGCTCGTCGAACGCGAGCACCTCAGACGACAATTACTCCGCCAAGCCCGGCGGCTTAAGCAGGCGACACTGCCTCAGGCTAGCCACCCTAGCCTTGAGGCTGTGGACTACTCCATTAACCGAGGTTTAGCCAAAACCCAGTTCCTACAGATGGCTGGGGGTCAATGGGTCGCAGACCATCTTCAGCTCCTTATCCTCGGCCCCACGGGGGTTGGCAAGACGTTCCTCGCTTCGGTGTTGGCCCAGAATCTTTGTCGTCTTGGCTATTCGGTTCGCTATCTCAAAACCCACGAATTGCTCACTGAGCTTCAGTTGGCCAAAGCAGATGGTTCGTTCCCAAAGCTGCGCAAACGATTGCTCTCATTTGATTTGCTCATTCTTGATGAGTGGGTACGCGATGCTTTGAATGTCAATCAGGCTCGCGATTTCCTCGACCTCATTGACGACCGCTATCGGCTCAAATCTTGTTTGTTTGTGACCCAGCTTCCCGTGGAGCAGTGGCACGCCCAAATTCAAGACCCCACCATTGCCGATGCCATCCTCGACCGCATTGTTCACGATTCTATTCGACTGCCGCTTAAAGGGGAATCGATGCGAAAGCTCACCAGCACGATTGGCTCACAAAAATCGAGCGCCAATTCCGAGACACACAAACCATCCTCATGA
- a CDS encoding response regulator transcription factor, producing MSSAASVLIIEDDASLCETVQLYIEREGLRCLTAASGETGIVQIQRFRPDLVVLDIMLPDRDGFQICQELRSTQCFMPILMLTARAEEDDRVRGLAMGADDYLTKPFSAKELVARIHALLRRAYSQGYRAVLSTQDVVIDREQRYAYLNGTQLDLRGREFDLLAQLANYPGRVYTREQLLERIWGYDFEGDARIVDVYIRKLREKLEIDPAHPSYIQTVWGIGYRFQGGDR from the coding sequence ATGTCTAGTGCTGCCAGTGTTTTAATTATTGAAGATGATGCAAGCCTGTGTGAGACGGTGCAGCTTTACATTGAGCGCGAAGGACTACGCTGCCTGACAGCCGCTAGTGGAGAAACTGGAATTGTCCAAATTCAGCGATTCCGTCCTGATTTAGTTGTGCTTGATATTATGCTACCAGATCGAGATGGATTTCAAATCTGTCAAGAGTTACGATCGACGCAATGCTTCATGCCGATCCTGATGCTTACGGCACGCGCTGAAGAAGACGATCGCGTTCGAGGACTTGCAATGGGTGCGGACGATTACCTGACAAAACCTTTCAGTGCCAAAGAACTCGTCGCGCGAATTCACGCACTTCTAAGACGCGCTTATAGTCAAGGCTACCGGGCGGTTCTTTCCACGCAAGATGTGGTCATCGATCGCGAGCAACGCTATGCCTATCTTAATGGAACTCAGCTTGATTTGCGCGGCAGAGAGTTTGATTTACTGGCACAATTAGCGAATTATCCAGGTCGGGTCTACACTCGTGAACAACTGCTGGAGCGGATTTGGGGATACGACTTTGAAGGTGATGCACGAATTGTCGATGTCTACATTCGGAAGTTGCGAGAAAAACTAGAAATTGATCCGGCTCACCCTAGCTATATCCAAACTGTTTGGGGAATTGGCTACCGCTTTCAGGGAGGCGACAGATGA
- a CDS encoding DUF5615 family PIN-like protein → MNFLIDHNLERYAVILLGKIASDGWLDLIPIRFITFREIELSTDSSDRVVWQTAQDNQMILLTANRNMKGEDSLERTLREDNTSNSLPIVTIASLDRFRSEPSYRSQCADRIIEILLDIENYTGVGRIFIP, encoded by the coding sequence ATGAACTTTCTGATTGACCACAATCTTGAGCGATATGCCGTTATCCTCTTGGGAAAGATTGCCAGTGATGGTTGGCTTGACCTGATTCCTATTCGCTTTATTACTTTTCGCGAAATTGAATTATCAACGGACAGTAGCGATCGTGTTGTATGGCAAACAGCCCAAGACAACCAGATGATTTTGCTGACTGCTAACCGAAACATGAAAGGAGAAGATTCCCTAGAGAGAACACTTCGTGAGGATAACACATCGAATTCGTTGCCTATTGTGACTATTGCTAGCCTCGATCGCTTCCGTAGTGAACCCAGCTATCGCAGTCAATGTGCTGATCGTATCATTGAAATTTTGCTGGATATTGAGAACTACACGGGGGTAGGACGTATCTTCATCCCATAA
- the istA gene encoding IS21 family transposase: MEKFREILRLHGLGYSQCEIARSCAVARSTVQDYVRRAVGQGLSYESLGELSDGDAKALLGKGQRQSPSPSEQIDFEPVHRDLQRKGVTLALLWQEGLDKKQWNCSYGGFCRQYRRWKGGQNLSMRQSHTAGEKVFVDYCSMTVAVYDPVLNQEVKAQIFVATLGASNYTFAEATESQSLPNWIGSHQRALAFFGGVPKAVVPDNLKSGVTSACRYEPGINRSYQDFAEHYGVAVIPARPKRPKDKSKVEKAVQEVERQILAPLRDQRFSSMATLNQAIRERLKRLNARVMKGYGLSRQELFDQIERAELSPLPQRPFEFATWKPAKVSLDYHIEVEKHYYSLPYSLVQRQVSVKVSEHQVEVFYENRRVACHERSKVPYRHTTRPEHMPPEHWAYKRQSKEMFLNWAGRIGPQTLEQVESIFALKDHEEQAFRTLKGVQSLSTRYGGQRLEAACRYANHFNLVGLKRLRSVLENNRDSYVLTATPDPAVSPTADHDNLRGQTYYG, from the coding sequence ATGGAGAAATTTCGCGAGATATTGCGGCTGCACGGACTGGGTTACAGCCAATGTGAGATTGCCCGTAGCTGTGCTGTGGCGCGTTCAACGGTACAAGACTATGTGCGACGTGCCGTGGGCCAAGGACTGAGCTACGAGAGCTTGGGTGAGCTGAGTGATGGTGATGCGAAAGCGTTACTCGGCAAAGGCCAGCGTCAGTCTCCAAGTCCAAGCGAGCAGATTGACTTCGAACCGGTTCACCGAGACCTCCAGCGCAAAGGGGTGACCCTAGCGCTGCTGTGGCAAGAAGGACTCGATAAGAAGCAATGGAATTGCAGCTACGGCGGATTCTGTCGCCAATACCGCAGGTGGAAAGGGGGGCAAAATCTATCCATGCGCCAAAGCCACACCGCAGGCGAGAAGGTGTTTGTGGACTACTGCAGCATGACCGTTGCGGTCTATGACCCCGTGCTCAATCAGGAGGTCAAAGCCCAGATTTTCGTAGCAACATTGGGGGCGAGCAACTATACCTTTGCCGAAGCGACCGAGTCCCAAAGTCTGCCGAACTGGATAGGGTCTCACCAACGAGCTTTGGCTTTCTTCGGCGGTGTGCCCAAGGCCGTCGTCCCCGACAATCTCAAATCGGGTGTCACCTCAGCTTGCCGCTACGAACCGGGCATCAACCGCAGCTATCAAGACTTCGCCGAACATTACGGTGTCGCCGTGATTCCCGCTCGTCCGAAAAGGCCGAAGGACAAATCGAAGGTCGAGAAAGCGGTTCAGGAGGTAGAGCGGCAGATTCTAGCGCCGTTGCGTGACCAACGCTTCTCCAGTATGGCGACGCTCAATCAAGCGATTCGGGAGCGCTTGAAGCGGCTCAATGCTCGGGTGATGAAAGGATATGGCCTGTCGCGCCAAGAGCTCTTTGACCAAATTGAACGCGCTGAGCTATCTCCTTTACCCCAACGGCCGTTTGAGTTTGCCACTTGGAAGCCAGCCAAAGTCAGCCTGGACTATCACATCGAAGTGGAGAAGCACTACTACTCTCTTCCCTACAGCCTGGTCCAGCGCCAGGTGAGCGTCAAAGTCAGTGAGCACCAAGTCGAAGTCTTCTACGAAAACCGCCGAGTGGCCTGCCACGAGCGCTCTAAAGTCCCCTATCGTCATACGACTCGACCGGAGCATATGCCGCCTGAGCATTGGGCTTACAAGCGTCAGTCCAAGGAGATGTTCTTGAACTGGGCGGGGCGCATCGGCCCCCAAACCCTTGAGCAGGTTGAATCCATCTTCGCGCTCAAAGACCACGAAGAACAGGCCTTTCGCACCCTCAAAGGCGTTCAGTCACTCTCGACTCGATACGGAGGCCAGCGGCTCGAAGCGGCCTGTCGCTATGCCAACCATTTCAATCTGGTCGGTCTCAAACGACTGCGCTCGGTTTTGGAAAATAACCGCGACAGCTATGTCCTGACGGCGACTCCCGACCCAGCGGTTTCGCCGACCGCCGACCACGACAATCTGCGCGGACAAACCTACTACGGTTAA
- a CDS encoding DUF305 domain-containing protein — protein MIRFLVQCLAIALILLGFLQLPALSDGLNRHSQPCFKADTAFVQAMNVGMEKMMTEMHQPDMTGNADVDFLAMMIPHHAGAVEMARLVLLYGNDPLVRQLAEEIIASQQVEVTAMKARLLVLKKGENLKPDDFPAIHGTRGNFNARSTMKRATIWN, from the coding sequence ATGATTCGCTTTCTGGTTCAATGTTTAGCGATCGCATTAATCCTGTTAGGATTTCTACAACTCCCTGCATTATCTGATGGATTAAATCGTCATTCTCAACCCTGTTTCAAAGCTGATACAGCGTTTGTTCAAGCAATGAACGTTGGCATGGAAAAAATGATGACTGAGATGCATCAACCTGACATGACAGGGAATGCAGATGTTGATTTTCTGGCAATGATGATTCCCCATCATGCAGGAGCCGTAGAAATGGCGCGACTTGTTTTACTTTACGGAAATGATCCACTTGTCCGTCAACTGGCTGAAGAAATTATCGCGTCACAACAAGTGGAGGTTACAGCCATGAAAGCCAGATTGCTAGTGCTCAAGAAAGGCGAGAACCTGAAGCCAGACGACTTCCCAGCGATTCATGGAACACGCGGGAATTTCAATGCTAGATCTACGATGAAAAGAGCAACCATTTGGAATTAA
- a CDS encoding HAMP domain-containing sensor histidine kinase produces MKPWQSISTRLTLTSLSITLGSLVGFFLILNATLVRFFIQDAQAGLTQQAAALANHTLSVWHDLPRIRQLANLSSQQGRGQVIIVDGQGKPRIICRGIEDPDAIILPPDGIAKTLAGVPHSGELHVQTNPTYSAWLYSTAPIRNAQDQIVGAIFVVMPLRRPQQFANQVGGVVMGVAIAATTLAAVAGWLISRSLTYPLRILQQQAQRLETGDYLARSGLTGHDELAQLSRLLDQMADKLMQTLTALQAQETARRELVANVSHDLRTPLSSLRVGIEAILDGVVTGNKAQMYLQRACHETDHLSHLVEQLLFLAKADAGQLKIQLQVVSVVAIAQECISRMQPSASKAGLELKLCAEQNLPSVQVDPALTGQVIINLLDNAIKYASEGKLVCLNILSPAEKNQKKFVPLQVQDYGQGMEADVVQRATDRFYRGSNSRPRGGMGLGLAIAQQICQLQGGSLQITSEINQGTVITLLLPISVIRDCHG; encoded by the coding sequence ATGAAACCCTGGCAAAGCATCTCGACTCGATTAACCCTGACCTCGCTGTCTATTACATTGGGGAGCCTAGTTGGCTTCTTTCTGATCCTAAATGCTACTTTGGTACGATTTTTCATTCAAGATGCTCAAGCTGGCTTAACCCAACAAGCTGCCGCCCTGGCAAACCATACGCTATCCGTTTGGCATGATTTACCACGAATTCGTCAACTGGCTAATCTGAGTAGCCAGCAGGGACGAGGACAGGTCATCATTGTGGATGGTCAGGGCAAACCAAGAATCATCTGTCGGGGTATCGAAGATCCCGATGCGATTATCCTTCCTCCCGATGGCATTGCTAAAACTTTAGCTGGAGTTCCTCATAGTGGAGAACTTCATGTGCAAACCAATCCGACCTATTCAGCTTGGCTCTACAGCACAGCTCCCATCCGAAACGCTCAAGATCAAATTGTGGGTGCGATTTTTGTGGTGATGCCACTGAGGCGACCACAACAGTTCGCCAATCAAGTTGGAGGAGTCGTAATGGGTGTTGCGATCGCGGCAACGACCTTAGCTGCGGTGGCAGGATGGCTCATTTCTCGCAGTTTGACTTATCCGCTGCGAATCCTGCAACAGCAAGCTCAACGACTAGAAACTGGAGATTACTTGGCTCGTTCTGGTCTAACTGGTCACGATGAACTTGCACAACTCAGCCGTCTACTTGACCAGATGGCTGATAAACTCATGCAAACCCTCACCGCCTTGCAAGCTCAGGAAACCGCGCGGCGGGAATTGGTAGCGAACGTATCTCATGACCTCCGAACCCCACTTTCCAGCCTAAGAGTTGGCATAGAAGCAATTCTAGACGGTGTGGTTACAGGCAACAAAGCTCAGATGTATCTGCAACGAGCATGTCATGAAACCGATCATCTTTCTCACTTAGTCGAGCAACTCCTGTTTTTGGCGAAAGCAGATGCAGGACAACTCAAAATCCAGCTTCAAGTCGTTTCTGTCGTGGCGATCGCGCAAGAGTGTATTTCTCGAATGCAACCCTCTGCTAGCAAAGCAGGGTTAGAACTAAAACTTTGTGCTGAACAGAACTTACCAAGTGTACAGGTTGACCCAGCTTTGACCGGGCAGGTGATCATCAATTTACTCGATAACGCTATCAAATATGCCTCTGAGGGCAAGCTAGTCTGCCTGAATATCCTATCTCCGGCAGAGAAAAATCAGAAAAAATTTGTGCCGCTTCAAGTTCAAGACTATGGACAGGGAATGGAAGCTGATGTGGTTCAACGAGCAACCGATCGTTTCTACCGAGGGAGCAATTCTCGCCCTAGAGGAGGGATGGGGTTGGGACTCGCGATCGCCCAACAGATTTGTCAATTGCAAGGTGGAAGTTTACAGATTACGAGTGAGATCAATCAGGGAACTGTAATTACATTATTGCTACCGATCTCAGTCATTCGAGACTGTCATGGTTGA
- a CDS encoding DUF433 domain-containing protein produces the protein MSLSSNGQAAIIRTERGLTIAGTRITLYDVMDHLVAGRDPKLILNWLPLTEAQLDTALSYIETHRTEIEAEYQEVLRTAEEIRQYWEERNRERFAQFAAMPPKPGQEALWAKLQAQKARHATKS, from the coding sequence ATGTCTCTGTCATCAAATGGACAAGCAGCTATCATTCGTACAGAGCGGGGGCTGACGATCGCTGGGACACGCATCACACTCTACGATGTCATGGATCATCTCGTTGCAGGACGAGATCCAAAACTGATCTTGAACTGGCTCCCACTGACAGAAGCGCAGCTTGACACCGCTTTATCCTACATTGAGACCCATCGTACTGAGATAGAAGCTGAGTATCAGGAAGTTTTGAGAACCGCAGAGGAAATTCGGCAGTACTGGGAAGAGCGCAACCGTGAACGCTTTGCCCAGTTTGCTGCCATGCCACCCAAACCTGGTCAGGAAGCTCTTTGGGCAAAGCTCCAAGCGCAGAAAGCCAGACATGCGACGAAGTCATGA
- a CDS encoding YncE family protein, which yields MILTRRHFVTGATTIATALAFGQFSVQSRSLKPKKSTAKDCIFICNEDSNTLSVINPLTNQVETTINLTSFDEDARPPFRFVTGGVMPTHAAMISKPLYHGAIHIHGSAPSPDSRLLAVTGRGTSNLYLIDVETKRVIGNQLNPLAEPGKVVNSEWLSSGLLLGREPHEPTFTRNGKELWVTLRGENRIAILEVTAALSALQQGITTEVVRQYVRTIAGPAQVWFSQDGQTAFVISQKVPIVEVFEVNPDQRGFSRPKLKTRLDVRKYDPFGFTPFQKTTPDGQEIWFSHKLADAVSVRETNGSYRVLDFLALGDRARPNHLEFVENAQGKVAYVTLARVDDRSGGGVASSQVAIVDRSVSPGKRSIVSTFFTHGREAHGLWTNPENTRLYIAHEQDELPGTPAAGQTVCTVFDVSTPHKPTFIVQIPLGELELPSGKLRNKKSINLVYVRPGAPSQTA from the coding sequence ATGATTCTTACTCGACGGCATTTTGTCACAGGAGCGACAACGATCGCAACTGCACTCGCATTCGGTCAATTTAGCGTTCAATCTCGGTCATTGAAACCTAAAAAATCAACTGCAAAGGATTGCATCTTTATTTGTAACGAAGACTCTAACACGTTATCAGTCATTAACCCTTTAACGAATCAAGTTGAGACAACCATTAACCTAACGAGTTTCGATGAAGATGCTCGGCCCCCATTTCGCTTTGTGACAGGTGGAGTCATGCCAACTCATGCTGCAATGATTTCTAAGCCGCTTTATCATGGCGCAATTCACATTCATGGCTCGGCTCCCTCACCCGATTCGCGATTATTAGCTGTGACAGGGCGTGGAACGAGCAATCTCTATCTAATCGATGTGGAAACGAAACGGGTGATCGGTAATCAATTGAATCCTCTAGCAGAACCGGGAAAAGTTGTAAATTCTGAATGGCTATCCAGTGGTTTGCTACTAGGGCGCGAACCCCATGAGCCGACTTTTACTCGGAATGGTAAGGAACTTTGGGTAACGCTGCGTGGTGAAAATCGAATTGCTATTTTAGAAGTTACAGCGGCACTGAGTGCGTTGCAACAGGGTATCACCACAGAAGTCGTGCGGCAGTACGTTCGGACGATCGCTGGTCCGGCACAAGTTTGGTTTTCTCAAGACGGTCAAACTGCTTTTGTCATCTCCCAAAAAGTTCCGATTGTTGAAGTGTTTGAGGTCAATCCAGATCAACGCGGGTTTAGCCGTCCGAAGCTAAAAACTCGTTTAGATGTCCGCAAATATGATCCCTTTGGCTTCACCCCATTTCAGAAAACGACCCCAGATGGACAGGAAATTTGGTTTTCTCATAAGCTCGCTGATGCTGTCTCCGTAAGAGAAACCAATGGCTCGTATCGCGTCTTGGATTTTTTGGCTTTGGGCGATCGCGCTCGTCCTAACCATCTAGAATTTGTTGAAAATGCTCAAGGTAAAGTTGCCTATGTGACCCTTGCAAGAGTCGATGATCGAAGTGGGGGGGGCGTTGCATCGAGTCAGGTTGCGATCGTGGATCGATCAGTCTCACCTGGAAAGCGGTCTATCGTTAGCACATTTTTCACTCACGGGCGCGAGGCCCATGGACTGTGGACAAATCCAGAGAATACTCGTCTCTACATCGCCCACGAACAAGATGAACTACCCGGTACGCCTGCGGCTGGACAAACGGTTTGCACTGTGTTTGATGTCTCAACGCCCCACAAACCAACCTTCATAGTCCAAATTCCACTAGGCGAACTAGAACTACCTTCTGGTAAGTTACGTAACAAGAAAAGCATCAACCTTGTTTATGTCCGCCCTGGTGCACCTAGCCAAACTGCCTAA
- a CDS encoding WD40 repeat domain-containing protein: MVVDPASGLILAGASQGVGHAIGALAPFLTSFAIFANGFTGANVSQELEEKRLEAQRKLAELNRKYDLKMLSTRHELEKQLAFLNHQMLLERAAYERETFFRSAEFQSMLANSWPLIPRPFELISSPNPSGLVPLKVLLSPPKLDYDRNELPYPFPNLQGFLERDLKLFLESYYPQSDLGKPGIRPVKFLDAAWDTKRIRGGSAINTLHRGLQSEAILVLELNVVEQYLDFHIGFWETGHQGEPFYKTLIPGVLHRDIIFGSARANGHMDSDGKLTPNDRDYEALAQLITPWLCLITGWVADVHHLIHHDVPPLLPKLIPDLVMNELNLQVVKFVVEGYNQIYQVLEEKRPYSTPQLALDLALSLAYLSDKSWAKEQLTHSLQLWLRLRQVRKPEKANPIEYALETMESALAVSALTKEDWEYVEKLKECFAALGDNQGITQAQKLLNASEDLKEKEKVSLVQTLIQDLEQLKECLAAFGNDQLTTQGQKLVDTLEIINTKEEVSYISSLVEYVKQLKEFLATLGNEQLTNQEQKLLNASSIKEKVVLINSLIEDVEWCKDICGLEDEVPWVNILLKLLNVLKVLPEHGEKLEQFFVSFGDDKQATQEMQELQNALKDALEDLEHKLEEGKDIYERKLENVSLVHTLTEHSGFVSSVAISPDGQTMVSGSCDDTIKIWCLSTGTLLDCLTKHSDGVNTVAISPDGKTLVSGSDDNTIKIWSLSTGKLLRTLTEHSNSVMTVAISPDGQTLVSGSYDNTIKIWSLSTGKLLRTLTGHSDWVRCVAISPDGQTLVSGSDDRTIKIWSLSTGKLLRTLTEEHSCFVYSVAISPDGRTLASNGNYDDSITIWRLSTGKLLRCLTDSVGVSTVAISPDGKTLVSGSCDGTIKIWSLSTGKLLRTLTGHSDGVSTVAISPDGKTLVSGSYDDTIKIWQVTGEPREEPQCKQKEEETKNTSTESSTYSDSYGSYSAYSPGSRVIW, encoded by the coding sequence ATGGTTGTAGATCCAGCTTCAGGTTTGATTTTAGCAGGAGCTAGCCAAGGAGTTGGGCATGCTATCGGAGCGCTCGCACCTTTTTTGACAAGCTTTGCAATTTTTGCTAACGGTTTTACTGGCGCAAATGTTAGCCAGGAACTCGAAGAAAAGCGTTTGGAAGCTCAGAGGAAGCTTGCTGAACTCAACCGAAAATACGATCTAAAAATGTTGAGCACGCGCCATGAGCTGGAAAAGCAATTAGCGTTTCTTAATCATCAAATGCTTCTGGAAAGGGCAGCTTACGAGCGGGAAACTTTTTTCCGCTCAGCAGAATTTCAGAGTATGCTTGCCAACTCTTGGCCCCTAATTCCAAGACCCTTTGAGTTGATAAGTTCTCCAAACCCCAGTGGCTTAGTCCCGCTCAAGGTTTTATTATCACCTCCTAAATTAGACTACGACAGAAACGAGCTTCCTTATCCTTTTCCTAATCTACAGGGATTTTTAGAGCGAGACTTAAAACTCTTTCTCGAGAGTTACTATCCTCAATCCGATTTAGGCAAACCAGGAATAAGACCAGTAAAGTTTTTAGATGCTGCGTGGGACACGAAACGTATTCGTGGCGGAAGTGCCATTAATACGCTGCATCGTGGGTTACAATCCGAAGCGATATTGGTGCTTGAACTGAATGTTGTTGAACAATACCTCGATTTTCATATTGGCTTCTGGGAAACGGGACATCAAGGAGAACCTTTTTATAAGACTCTCATTCCTGGAGTACTTCATAGAGATATTATATTTGGCTCGGCGAGAGCGAATGGTCATATGGACTCTGATGGCAAACTGACCCCTAATGATCGAGATTACGAAGCTCTGGCTCAGTTGATAACTCCTTGGCTTTGTCTGATTACGGGTTGGGTAGCAGATGTGCATCATCTTATTCATCATGATGTTCCGCCGTTGTTACCTAAATTAATACCAGACTTGGTGATGAATGAGCTTAACTTGCAGGTCGTAAAATTTGTTGTTGAAGGGTATAACCAAATTTACCAGGTTCTTGAAGAGAAGCGTCCATACTCAACTCCTCAATTAGCTTTAGACTTAGCTCTGAGCCTAGCTTATTTATCTGATAAGTCATGGGCTAAGGAGCAGTTGACTCATTCTCTCCAATTGTGGCTAAGACTGCGCCAAGTACGAAAACCTGAAAAAGCCAATCCTATTGAATATGCTTTAGAGACAATGGAATCAGCTCTAGCAGTATCAGCCCTGACAAAAGAAGACTGGGAATATGTAGAGAAACTGAAAGAATGCTTTGCAGCTCTTGGAGATAATCAGGGAATCACCCAAGCGCAAAAACTGCTGAATGCATCAGAAGATCTAAAGGAAAAGGAAAAAGTTTCTCTTGTTCAAACCCTCATTCAAGATCTTGAGCAATTAAAGGAATGCCTTGCAGCTTTTGGAAACGACCAACTGACTACCCAGGGGCAAAAACTGGTAGATACATTAGAAATCATAAATACAAAGGAAGAAGTTTCTTATATCAGCTCTCTTGTTGAATATGTTAAGCAGTTAAAGGAATTCCTCGCCACTCTTGGCAACGAGCAACTGACTAACCAAGAGCAAAAACTGCTGAATGCATCAAGCATCAAGGAAAAAGTGGTTCTAATAAACTCCCTTATTGAAGATGTTGAATGGTGCAAAGATATTTGTGGTTTGGAGGATGAGGTGCCGTGGGTGAATATATTATTAAAACTGCTGAATGTATTAAAAGTTCTACCCGAACATGGTGAGAAGCTAGAGCAATTTTTTGTATCCTTTGGGGATGACAAGCAGGCAACCCAAGAAATGCAAGAATTGCAGAATGCTTTGAAAGATGCACTTGAAGACCTAGAGCACAAGCTGGAGGAAGGCAAAGACATATATGAACGCAAACTGGAAAATGTTTCTCTAGTGCATACCCTCACTGAACATTCAGGCTTTGTTAGTTCAGTTGCTATCAGTCCTGATGGACAGACCATGGTCAGTGGCAGTTGTGACGATACAATTAAGATTTGGTGTTTAAGTACAGGGACATTGCTGGATTGCCTCACTAAGCATTCAGATGGCGTTAACACTGTGGCTATCAGCCCGGATGGAAAAACTTTGGTCAGTGGCAGTGATGACAATACAATCAAGATTTGGAGTTTAAGTACGGGGAAACTGCTGCGCACTCTTACTGAGCATTCAAATTCTGTTATGACCGTGGCTATCAGCCCGGATGGGCAGACCCTGGTCAGTGGCAGTTATGACAATACAATCAAGATTTGGAGTTTAAGTACGGGGAAACTGCTGCGCACTCTTACGGGACATTCAGATTGGGTAAGGTGTGTCGCTATTAGTCCAGATGGGCAGACCCTGGTCAGTGGCAGTGATGACAGGACGATTAAGATTTGGAGTTTAAGTACGGGGAAATTGCTGCGCACTCTGACTGAGGAGCATTCATGCTTTGTTTATTCAGTTGCTATCAGCCCGGATGGGCGAACCTTAGCCAGCAATGGCAACTATGATGATTCAATTACAATTTGGCGTTTAAGTACGGGGAAATTGCTGCGTTGTCTCACTGATAGCGTTGGCGTTAGTACTGTCGCTATCAGCCCGGATGGAAAAACTTTGGTCAGTGGCAGTTGTGACGGTACAATTAAGATTTGGAGTTTAAGTACGGGGAAACTGCTGCGCACTCTTACGGGACATTCAGATGGTGTTAGTACTGTAGCTATCAGTCCGGATGGAAAAACTTTGGTCAGTGGCAGTTATGATGATACAATTAAAATTTGGCAGGTGACGGGAGAGCCAAGGGAAGAGCCTCAGTGCAAACAAAAGGAAGAGGAAACTAAAAATACCTCTACTGAAAGTAGTACTTACAGTGATAGTTACGGTAGTTACAGTGCTTATAGTCCTGGTTCAAGGGTAATATGGTAG